A section of the Humulus lupulus chromosome 2, drHumLupu1.1, whole genome shotgun sequence genome encodes:
- the LOC133818974 gene encoding signal peptide peptidase-like 3 isoform X2 — translation MSSHSQSLRIFLVFSLFALSFAGGSDVTLDDDASPKSPSCNNPFNLVKVNNWVDGDEGKTLVGVNARFGALLPSLADNNLRLQAVFSNPLNGCSRSSSKLSGRIALSIRGDCDFTAKAEVAQAGGAAALLVINDKEDLYKMVCSENDTALNISIPVVMIPKSGGDALNESLASGKRVELLLYSPKRPIVDFSVIFLWIMAVGTLVCASLWSEFTAPERTDERYNELSPKESGVTKDDPEKEVLDISAKGAVVFVIVASTFLVLLYFFMSSWFIWVLIVLFCIGGIEGMHNCIVSLISSKCRNCGKKSVDLPFFGEVSILSLVVLFLCAAFAIFWAANRRASYSWFGQDVLGICLMITVLQIARLPNIKVATVLLCCAFVYDIFWVFVSPVIFHESVMIAVARGDNSGGEAIPMLLRIPRIFDPWGGYDMIGFGDILFPGLLVSFAFRYDKANKKGVTSGYFLWLVIGYGFGLFFTYLGLYLMDGHGQPALLYLVPCTLGVIVILGLIRGELKHLWNYGTEAPSSLSSAEP, via the exons ATGTCTTCTCATTCTCAGAGCCTCCGCATATTCCTCGTTTTCTCTCTCTTCGCTCTCTCTTTCGCCGGAGGTAGTGATGTGACCCTCGACGACGATGCCTCTCCCAAGTCCCCCTCTTGCAACAACCCTTTTAATTTG GTTAAGGTTAACAACTGGGTTGATGGTGATGAAGGCAAAACTTTAGTCGGGGTCAATGCAAGGTTCGGGGCTTTGTTGCCTTCTCTTGCTGATAATAATCTCAGATTGCAGGCTGTTTTCTCAAATCCCTTAAATGGCTGCTCCCGTTCTTCATCAAAG TTATCTGGTCGCATTGCCTTGTCCATACGTGGTGATTGTGATTTCACGGCTAAAGCAGAAGTTGCACAGGCAGGAGGTGCTGCTGCACTATTGGTGATAAATGACAAAGAAG ATCTTTACAAGATGGTTTGTTCTGAGAATGACACTGCTTTAAACATTTCAATTCCTGTTGTGATGATTCCAAAGTCAGGAGGAGATGCTCTTAATGAATCTTTGGCAAGTGGAAAGAGAG TGGAACTACTATTATATTCCCCAAAACGACCAATTGTTGACTTCTCTGTGATATTTCTATGGATAATGGCTGTTGGAACACTTGTGTGTGCTTCACTTTGGTCAGAGTTTACTGCCCCTGAACGCACGGATGAGCGTTATAATGAGTTATCACCTAAG GAATCTGGAGTAACCAAAGATGATCCTGAGAAGGAAGTTCTTGATATTAGTGCCAAGGGTGCTGTAGTTTTTGTAATAGTAGCTTCTACTTTTTTGGTGCTGCTATATTTTTTTATGTCATCTTGGTTCATCTGGGTGCTGATCGTACTTTTCTGCATTGGTGGTATTGAG GGAATGCATAATTGCATTGTGAGTCTGATTTCAAG CAAATGTAGAAACTGTGGCAAGAAATCGGTGGATTTACCTTTCTTTGGAGAAGTTTCTATCCTCTCGCTTGTTGTGTTGTTTCTCTGTGCAGCATTTGCAATTTTCTGGGCCGCTAATCGTAGAGCTTCTTATTCATGGTTTGGCCAAGATGTTCTG GGTATTTGCTTGATGATAACTGTCTTGCAAATTGCTCGCCTACCTAATATCAAG GTAGCTACTGTACTACTTTGCTGTGCATTTGTCTACGACATCTTTTGGGTTTTCGTATCACCAGTAATATTCCACGAGAGTGTTATGATTGCG GTTGCCCGTGGTGATAATAGTGGTGGAGAAGCCATTCCCATGCTTTTAAGAATTCCCCGTATTTTTGACCCTTGGGGTGGTTACGATATGATTGGCTTTGGGGACATTCTCTTTCCCGGCTTGCTTGTTTCATTTGCTTTTCG ATATGACAAGGCAAATAAGAAAGGTGTAACAAGTGGATATTTTCTTTGGTTGGTTATTGGCTATGGATTTG GCCTCTTTTTTACGTATCTTGGGTTGTATCTAATGGATGGACATGGTCAACCTGCTCTTCTCTACCTCGTTCCATGTACACTAG GTGTTATTGTTATTTTGGGTCTCATTAGAGGTGAGCTGAAACACCTTTGGAACTATGGGACTGAGGCACCATCTAGCCTTTCGTCTGCGGAACCATAA
- the LOC133818974 gene encoding signal peptide peptidase-like 3 isoform X1: MSSHSQSLRIFLVFSLFALSFAGGSDVTLDDDASPKSPSCNNPFNLVKVNNWVDGDEGKTLVGVNARFGALLPSLADNNLRLQAVFSNPLNGCSRSSSKLSGRIALSIRGDCDFTAKAEVAQAGGAAALLVINDKEDLYKMVCSENDTALNISIPVVMIPKSGGDALNESLASGKRVELLLYSPKRPIVDFSVIFLWIMAVGTLVCASLWSEFTAPERTDERYNELSPKESGVTKDDPEKEVLDISAKGAVVFVIVASTFLVLLYFFMSSWFIWVLIVLFCIGGIEGMHNCIVSLISSSKCRNCGKKSVDLPFFGEVSILSLVVLFLCAAFAIFWAANRRASYSWFGQDVLGICLMITVLQIARLPNIKVATVLLCCAFVYDIFWVFVSPVIFHESVMIAVARGDNSGGEAIPMLLRIPRIFDPWGGYDMIGFGDILFPGLLVSFAFRYDKANKKGVTSGYFLWLVIGYGFGLFFTYLGLYLMDGHGQPALLYLVPCTLGVIVILGLIRGELKHLWNYGTEAPSSLSSAEP, translated from the exons ATGTCTTCTCATTCTCAGAGCCTCCGCATATTCCTCGTTTTCTCTCTCTTCGCTCTCTCTTTCGCCGGAGGTAGTGATGTGACCCTCGACGACGATGCCTCTCCCAAGTCCCCCTCTTGCAACAACCCTTTTAATTTG GTTAAGGTTAACAACTGGGTTGATGGTGATGAAGGCAAAACTTTAGTCGGGGTCAATGCAAGGTTCGGGGCTTTGTTGCCTTCTCTTGCTGATAATAATCTCAGATTGCAGGCTGTTTTCTCAAATCCCTTAAATGGCTGCTCCCGTTCTTCATCAAAG TTATCTGGTCGCATTGCCTTGTCCATACGTGGTGATTGTGATTTCACGGCTAAAGCAGAAGTTGCACAGGCAGGAGGTGCTGCTGCACTATTGGTGATAAATGACAAAGAAG ATCTTTACAAGATGGTTTGTTCTGAGAATGACACTGCTTTAAACATTTCAATTCCTGTTGTGATGATTCCAAAGTCAGGAGGAGATGCTCTTAATGAATCTTTGGCAAGTGGAAAGAGAG TGGAACTACTATTATATTCCCCAAAACGACCAATTGTTGACTTCTCTGTGATATTTCTATGGATAATGGCTGTTGGAACACTTGTGTGTGCTTCACTTTGGTCAGAGTTTACTGCCCCTGAACGCACGGATGAGCGTTATAATGAGTTATCACCTAAG GAATCTGGAGTAACCAAAGATGATCCTGAGAAGGAAGTTCTTGATATTAGTGCCAAGGGTGCTGTAGTTTTTGTAATAGTAGCTTCTACTTTTTTGGTGCTGCTATATTTTTTTATGTCATCTTGGTTCATCTGGGTGCTGATCGTACTTTTCTGCATTGGTGGTATTGAG GGAATGCATAATTGCATTGTGAGTCTGATTTCAAG CAGCAAATGTAGAAACTGTGGCAAGAAATCGGTGGATTTACCTTTCTTTGGAGAAGTTTCTATCCTCTCGCTTGTTGTGTTGTTTCTCTGTGCAGCATTTGCAATTTTCTGGGCCGCTAATCGTAGAGCTTCTTATTCATGGTTTGGCCAAGATGTTCTG GGTATTTGCTTGATGATAACTGTCTTGCAAATTGCTCGCCTACCTAATATCAAG GTAGCTACTGTACTACTTTGCTGTGCATTTGTCTACGACATCTTTTGGGTTTTCGTATCACCAGTAATATTCCACGAGAGTGTTATGATTGCG GTTGCCCGTGGTGATAATAGTGGTGGAGAAGCCATTCCCATGCTTTTAAGAATTCCCCGTATTTTTGACCCTTGGGGTGGTTACGATATGATTGGCTTTGGGGACATTCTCTTTCCCGGCTTGCTTGTTTCATTTGCTTTTCG ATATGACAAGGCAAATAAGAAAGGTGTAACAAGTGGATATTTTCTTTGGTTGGTTATTGGCTATGGATTTG GCCTCTTTTTTACGTATCTTGGGTTGTATCTAATGGATGGACATGGTCAACCTGCTCTTCTCTACCTCGTTCCATGTACACTAG GTGTTATTGTTATTTTGGGTCTCATTAGAGGTGAGCTGAAACACCTTTGGAACTATGGGACTGAGGCACCATCTAGCCTTTCGTCTGCGGAACCATAA